Proteins encoded within one genomic window of Apis mellifera strain DH4 linkage group LG1, Amel_HAv3.1, whole genome shotgun sequence:
- the LOC408620 gene encoding RNA-binding protein 42, which produces MDDKLRQMEDEMNRFEAEIGGQLVTPIVRPVIGANTYNQVARQLEQHELPTPVVAAAAASLAFPPMIGFPPPPPPPPPPPPPPPMLIPQQVARQGTVPSITTYSSPAQISNPYLPNMVDPCLSATPKTYESTSAPMIHPEIIEQIINTKIPEDDSKKKPKVKGVSTAAELAISQGKASSIMANASAEETHPKGKGKKNKKIVRMAGGQIWEDPSLLEWDEDDFRIFCGDLGNDVTDEMLVRVFGKYPSFQKAKVVRDKRTNKTKGFGFVSFKDPQDFIKAMKEMNGRYVGSRPIKLRKSSWKQRNLETVRKKEKEKQALIGLLTGR; this is translated from the exons atggatGACAAATTACGTCAAATGGAAGACGAAATGAACAG gTTTGAAGCAGAAATTGGTGGTCAATTAGTTACACCAATAGTCAGGCCTGTTATTGGTGCAAACACATATAATCAAGTAGCTAGACAGTTAGAACAACATGAACTTCCAACACcggttgttgctgctgctgcagCTAGTTTAGCTTTTCCTCCAATGATTGGATTTCCACCTCCacctccaccaccaccgccaccacctccaccaccaccaaTGCTAATTCCTCAACAAGTAGCAAGACAAG GTACGGTTCCTTCTATTACAACATATTCATCACCTGCACAGATAAGTAATCCATATTTACCAAATATGGTGGATCCGTGTTTAAGTGCTACTCCAAAAACTTATGAATCTACATCAGCACCAATGATTCATCCAGAAATTATTGAACAGATTATCAATACAAAGATCCCAGAAGATGACAGCAAAAAGAAACCCAAGGTAAAAGGAGTTAGTACTGCAGCAGAATTAGCAATTAGTCAAGGAAAAGCAAGTTCCATCATGGCTAATGCTAGTGCAGAAGAAACTCATCCAAAGggtaaagggaaaaaaaataaaaaaattgtacgaatGGCTGGTGGACAAATATGGGAAGATCCTTCTTTGCTTGAATGGGATGaag atgatttcagaatattttgcGGAGATTTAGGAAACGATGTCACAGACGAAATGCTAGTAAgagtttttggaaaatatccgAGTTTTCAAAAAGCAAAAGTAGTGAGAGATAAAAGAACAAACAAGACAAAAGGATTTGGATTTGTATCTTTCAAAGATCCGCAAGATTTCATCAAAGCaatgaaagaaatgaatg GACGATATGTAGGCTCACGGCCCATAAAGCTACGAAAGAGTTCGTGGAAACAACGGAATTTAGAGACTGTgcggaaaaaagagaaggagaaacagGCGTTAATTGGTTTATTGACTGGTCGGTGA
- the LOC102653658 gene encoding uncharacterized protein LOC102653658 codes for MFAAIVFVFILNMLWIICQAVPLLDLKNALEKNELNTIVTSECSTNGKCSEWLPIQEVQKDIPTIPENLSMSKIDIEREASNLDPNTIIETWGDVSAPLNKFYQTSTFGGKTGNRLSKKDVVMSRSWSAGGMPFSVLYMKPHASRGNHASTIQQQEQGKIEITTPATMHSNSRIAVRNGSTRRQYSIIPQLFISYGWGPFGK; via the exons atgttcgccGCAATCGTCTTTGTCTTCATATTGAACATGTTATGGATAATATGTCAAGCAGTACCATTGCTTGATTTAAAGAATGCGttagagaaaaatgaattgaacaCCATAGTCACATCAGAGTGTTCTACGAATGGAAAATGTTCAGAATGGTTACCAATCCAAGAAGTTCAAAAAGATATTCCCACTATACCTGAAAATTTATCCATGTCcaa AATTGATATTGAACGAGAAGCTTCAAACTTAGATCCAAATACAATAATAGAAACGTGGGGTGATGTTTCTGctccattaaataaattttatcaaacttcAACATTTGGTGGCAAAACTGGAAATAGATTATCGAAGAAGGATGTTGTTATGTCTCGTAGTTGGAGTGCTGGTGGAATGCCCTTTTCCGTTCTTTATATGAAACCACATGCTTCTCGTGGAAATCATGCca gTACTATTCAACAACAAGAgcaaggaaaaattgaaattacgaCGCCAGCTACAATGCACTCCAATTCTCGAATTGCAGTACGTAACGGAAGTACTCGAAgacaatattcaataataccacagctttttatatcatatggaTGGGGTCCATTTGGCAAATGA
- the LOC408619 gene encoding ubiquitin carboxyl-terminal hydrolase 3 isoform X3: MCTVCGTEKSTWLCLYCGAIHCGRYVAGHALQHHEENTQHCVCIDCENLAVFCYMCDEYVINDTTSGQIEKIRRATFRKDEHKENEENWNTSPSTTPSSRRENSEDNDADALWKAEVVVRNLRPRTARKRLHSLDGTSGDNRPATKRRSSKITKEKKVVGLRNLGNTCFMNVVLQSFNNISHFCEYLTQMPCLEGIPFDEPPTHRGRIVTPGRAKEFMSDALLAEELRKVLLGLNLGGSNGQAISPECLFLVIWKVVPRFRGYQQQDAHEFLTYMLDRLHTELLQLLPRLGHEPLGLRGKQSIVTAVFGGTLLSVVHCMNCRTDSKTHEPFQDLSLDIPDRLQRRTKEQEEVCSLTYSLTRFFKVEELADSELYFCDNCMGKQRSTKRFWIHRLPNVLCLHIKRFRWCNSYRSKVDTQVDFPMKSLDMSAFTVRGVNGTKLGASNSHLYDLAAVIVHHGSGYALTSFSMLILLCKVESNLFYILFILIFVITFLFLYIYTFSIFHINLLYTLNIILQNIVFIYKKQNSMESV; this comes from the exons ATGTGTACAG TATGTGGCACCGAGAAAAGTACGTGGCTCTGTCTGTACTGTGGAGCCATTCACTGTGGACGATACGTGGCAGGCCATGCATTACAGCATCACGAAGAAAATACTCAACACTGTGTTTGTATCGACTGTGAGAACCTGGCAGTATTCTG TTACATGTGCGACGAGTATGTTATCAACGACACGACGAGCGGCCAAATCGAGAAGATACGTCGCGCCACCTTCCGTAAAGACGAGCACAAAGAGAACGAAGAGAATTGGAACACTTCGCCATCTACGACGCCGTCCTCGAGGAGGGAGAACAGCGAAGATAACGACGCGGACGCTTTATGGAAGGCAGAAGTGGTCGTAAGGAATCTCCGGCCGAGGACAGCGCGAAAGAGGTTACATTCGTTGGACGGAACGAGCGGGGACAATAGGCCGGCGACAAAGCGTAGGAGCTCGAAGATAACCAAGGAGAAGAAAGTCGTCGGGCTGAGGAATCTCGGCAACACCTGTTTCATGAACGTCGTGCTACAATCGTTCAACAATATCAGCCATTTTTGCGAATATCTCACGCAGATGCCGTGTCTCGAAGGTATACCGTTCGACGAGCCGCCCACGCACAGAGGTCGAATCGTCACACCCGGTAGAGCAAAAGAATTCATGAGCGACGCCCTGCTCGCGGAAGAGTTGAGAAAGGTTCTGCTTGGCTTGAATCTAGGCGGTTCGAATGGCCAGGCGATATCCCCCGAATGCCTTTTCCTCGTCATCTGGAAAGTCGTGCCAAGATTTCGGGGCTACCAACAACAAGACGCTCATGAATTTCTCACCTACATGTTGGACAGACTACATACGGAACTTTTGCAATTGTTGCCCAGACTGGGACACGAACCTCTCGGTCTGCGCGGTAAACAAAGCATCGTCACAGCTGTGTTTGGAGGCACTCTTCTTAGCGTG GTCCACTGCATGAACTGTCGTACGGATTCCAAGACGCACGAGCCCTTTCAGGATCTTTCATTGGATATACCGGACAGATTGCAGAGACGGACGAAAGAGCAAGAAGAGGTTTGCAGTCTCACGTACAGTTTAACGAGATTCTTCAAAGTTGAAGAGCTGGCCGATAGCGAACTATACTTTTGTGACAATTGCATGGGGAAACAGAGATCCACTAAGAGGTTCTGGATACACAGGCTGCCTAAT GTGTTGTGCCTTCACATTAAAAGATTTAGGTGGTGCAATTCCTATCGCTCGAAGGTGGATACACAGGTGGATTTTCCAATGAAGTCACTTGATATGTCTGCATTTACAGTGCGTGGCGTGAATGGAACAAAATTGGGCGCTTCGAATAGTCATCTGTATGATTTAGCTGCTGTTATTGTGCATCATGGTTCTGGGTATGCTCTAACCTCTTTTTCCATGTTAATTCTTCTATGTAAAGTAGAATCAaacttattttacattttatttattctcatatTCGTTATTACCTTTTtattcttgtatatttataccTTTTCCATCTTTCATATCAACCTATTGTATACGTTGaacataatattacaaaatattgtatttatttataagaagcAAAATTCAATGGAATCAGTGTAA
- the LOC724233 gene encoding 40S ribosomal protein S17 — protein MSRVRTKTVKKAAKLIIEKYYTRLTMDFHTNKRICEEIAIIPSKSLRNKIAGFVTHLMKRLRHSQVRGISIKLQEEERERRDNYVPEVSALEHDIIEVDPETKEMLQMLGFNNIPGLQLTQSQLPPYSRRS, from the exons ATG AGTCGCGTCAGGACCAAGACGGTCAAAAAGGCCGCAAAACTTATCATCGAAAAATACTATACTCGATTAACCATGGACTTCCATACAAATAAAAGGATATGCGAAGAAATCGCTATTATTCCTAGCAAATCTTTGCGAAACAAAATCGCCGg ATTTGTTACTCACTTGATGAAACGTCTTAGACACAGTCAAGTACGTGGTATTTCTATCAAAttgcaagaagaagaaagggaacgCAGAGACAACTATGTTCCTGAAGTATCTGCTTTGGAACATGATATTATTGAAGTTGACCCAGAAACCAAGGAAATGTTACAAATGCttggatttaataatatcccaGGACTTCAACTTACACAATCTCAATTACCACCATATAGCAGacgttcttaa
- the LOC408619 gene encoding ubiquitin carboxyl-terminal hydrolase 3 isoform X1, with the protein MECPHLAQSVQFGGNDVEANCTKDLPFVCAVCGTEKSTWLCLYCGAIHCGRYVAGHALQHHEENTQHCVCIDCENLAVFCYMCDEYVINDTTSGQIEKIRRATFRKDEHKENEENWNTSPSTTPSSRRENSEDNDADALWKAEVVVRNLRPRTARKRLHSLDGTSGDNRPATKRRSSKITKEKKVVGLRNLGNTCFMNVVLQSFNNISHFCEYLTQMPCLEGIPFDEPPTHRGRIVTPGRAKEFMSDALLAEELRKVLLGLNLGGSNGQAISPECLFLVIWKVVPRFRGYQQQDAHEFLTYMLDRLHTELLQLLPRLGHEPLGLRGKQSIVTAVFGGTLLSVVHCMNCRTDSKTHEPFQDLSLDIPDRLQRRTKEQEEVCSLTYSLTRFFKVEELADSELYFCDNCMGKQRSTKRFWIHRLPNVLCLHIKRFRWCNSYRSKVDTQVDFPMKSLDMSAFTVRGVNGTKLGASNSHLYDLAAVIVHHGSGYALTSFSMLILLCKVESNLFYILFILIFVITFLFLYIYTFSIFHINLLYTLNIILQNIVFIYKKQNSMESV; encoded by the exons ATGGAGTGTCCACATCTTGCTCAAAGCGTCCAATTCGGCGGTAACGACGTAGAAGCGAATTGTACGAAGGATCTACCATTCGTCTGTGCAG TATGTGGCACCGAGAAAAGTACGTGGCTCTGTCTGTACTGTGGAGCCATTCACTGTGGACGATACGTGGCAGGCCATGCATTACAGCATCACGAAGAAAATACTCAACACTGTGTTTGTATCGACTGTGAGAACCTGGCAGTATTCTG TTACATGTGCGACGAGTATGTTATCAACGACACGACGAGCGGCCAAATCGAGAAGATACGTCGCGCCACCTTCCGTAAAGACGAGCACAAAGAGAACGAAGAGAATTGGAACACTTCGCCATCTACGACGCCGTCCTCGAGGAGGGAGAACAGCGAAGATAACGACGCGGACGCTTTATGGAAGGCAGAAGTGGTCGTAAGGAATCTCCGGCCGAGGACAGCGCGAAAGAGGTTACATTCGTTGGACGGAACGAGCGGGGACAATAGGCCGGCGACAAAGCGTAGGAGCTCGAAGATAACCAAGGAGAAGAAAGTCGTCGGGCTGAGGAATCTCGGCAACACCTGTTTCATGAACGTCGTGCTACAATCGTTCAACAATATCAGCCATTTTTGCGAATATCTCACGCAGATGCCGTGTCTCGAAGGTATACCGTTCGACGAGCCGCCCACGCACAGAGGTCGAATCGTCACACCCGGTAGAGCAAAAGAATTCATGAGCGACGCCCTGCTCGCGGAAGAGTTGAGAAAGGTTCTGCTTGGCTTGAATCTAGGCGGTTCGAATGGCCAGGCGATATCCCCCGAATGCCTTTTCCTCGTCATCTGGAAAGTCGTGCCAAGATTTCGGGGCTACCAACAACAAGACGCTCATGAATTTCTCACCTACATGTTGGACAGACTACATACGGAACTTTTGCAATTGTTGCCCAGACTGGGACACGAACCTCTCGGTCTGCGCGGTAAACAAAGCATCGTCACAGCTGTGTTTGGAGGCACTCTTCTTAGCGTG GTCCACTGCATGAACTGTCGTACGGATTCCAAGACGCACGAGCCCTTTCAGGATCTTTCATTGGATATACCGGACAGATTGCAGAGACGGACGAAAGAGCAAGAAGAGGTTTGCAGTCTCACGTACAGTTTAACGAGATTCTTCAAAGTTGAAGAGCTGGCCGATAGCGAACTATACTTTTGTGACAATTGCATGGGGAAACAGAGATCCACTAAGAGGTTCTGGATACACAGGCTGCCTAAT GTGTTGTGCCTTCACATTAAAAGATTTAGGTGGTGCAATTCCTATCGCTCGAAGGTGGATACACAGGTGGATTTTCCAATGAAGTCACTTGATATGTCTGCATTTACAGTGCGTGGCGTGAATGGAACAAAATTGGGCGCTTCGAATAGTCATCTGTATGATTTAGCTGCTGTTATTGTGCATCATGGTTCTGGGTATGCTCTAACCTCTTTTTCCATGTTAATTCTTCTATGTAAAGTAGAATCAaacttattttacattttatttattctcatatTCGTTATTACCTTTTtattcttgtatatttataccTTTTCCATCTTTCATATCAACCTATTGTATACGTTGaacataatattacaaaatattgtatttatttataagaagcAAAATTCAATGGAATCAGTGTAA
- the LOC408621 gene encoding ER membrane protein complex subunit 7, producing the protein MIMYKSFIFLLFIIVNISNKYVIAENDEDASTDLYVIEGKVFPWENGAPSGWQLMTHVMANGGEHYGFLREDGTFVISNVPSGSYVIEVVNPNCVYEPIRVEINSKGKFRARKVNLIQTSQVIQVPYPLKMRPLTPFRYFQVREQWRVTDFLFNPMVLMMILPLLLIMIIPKIMNDPETRKEMEQLNNFTNYNMPEMSEVITSFLSGGEKQKSKAVKAAKKRQ; encoded by the exons ATGATTatgtataaaagttttatttttcttctttttattattgtcaaCATCtccaataaatatgtaattgccGAAAATGATGAAGACGCATCGACAGATTTATATGTTATCGAAGGAAAAGTTTTTCCATGGGAAAATGGAGCTCCAAGTGGCTGGCAATTAATGACCCATGTCATGGCTAATGGTGGAGAACACTATGGTTTCTTAAG aGAAGATGGAACATTTGTCATTTCTAATGTACCATCAGGATCATATGTAATCGAGGTTGTAAACCCAAACTGTGTTTATGAACCTATAAGAGTAGAAATTAACTCGAAAGGAAAGTTTAGGGCAAGAAAAGTTAATTTGATTCAGACATCACAAGTAATACAAGTTCCTTATCCATTAAAAATGAGACCTTTAACaccatttcgatattttcaagtTAGAGAACAATGGAGAGTAACagactttttatttaatccaatg gttttaatgatgatattaccattattgttaattatgattataccaaaaattatgaatgatcCTGAAACCAGAAAG gaaatggaacaattaaataatttcactaATTATAATATGCCAGAAATGTCTGAGGTAATAACATCATTTTTATCTGGtggagaaaaacaaaaatcaaaagcAGTAAAAGCAGCAAAAAAAAGACAATGA
- the LOC408619 gene encoding ubiquitin carboxyl-terminal hydrolase 3 isoform X2, with protein sequence MECPHLAQSVQFGGNDVEANCTKDLPFVCAVCGTEKSTWLCLYCGAIHCGRYVAGHALQHHEENTQHCVCIDCENLAVFCYMCDEYVINDTTSGQIEKIRRATFRKDEHKENEENWNTSPSTTPSSRRENSEDNDADALWKAEVVVRNLRPRTARKRLHSLDGTSGDNRPATKRRSSKITKEKKVVGLRNLGNTCFMNVVLQSFNNISHFCEYLTQMPCLEGIPFDEPPTHRGRIVTPGRAKEFMSDALLAEELRKVLLGLNLGGSNGQAISPECLFLVIWKVVPRFRGYQQQDAHEFLTYMLDRLHTELLQLLPRLGHEPLGLRGKQSIVTAVFGGTLLSVVHCMNCRTDSKTHEPFQDLSLDIPDRLQRRTKEQEEVCSLTYSLTRFFKVEELADSELYFCDNCMGKQRSTKRFWIHRLPNVLCLHIKRFRWCNSYRSKVDTQVDFPMKSLDMSAFTVRGVNGTKLGASNSHLYDLAAVIVHHGSGAGTGHYTAFAVHDGQWFHFNDSSVRPATTDAVAKCKPYILFYVRKEFSIPPPL encoded by the exons ATGGAGTGTCCACATCTTGCTCAAAGCGTCCAATTCGGCGGTAACGACGTAGAAGCGAATTGTACGAAGGATCTACCATTCGTCTGTGCAG TATGTGGCACCGAGAAAAGTACGTGGCTCTGTCTGTACTGTGGAGCCATTCACTGTGGACGATACGTGGCAGGCCATGCATTACAGCATCACGAAGAAAATACTCAACACTGTGTTTGTATCGACTGTGAGAACCTGGCAGTATTCTG TTACATGTGCGACGAGTATGTTATCAACGACACGACGAGCGGCCAAATCGAGAAGATACGTCGCGCCACCTTCCGTAAAGACGAGCACAAAGAGAACGAAGAGAATTGGAACACTTCGCCATCTACGACGCCGTCCTCGAGGAGGGAGAACAGCGAAGATAACGACGCGGACGCTTTATGGAAGGCAGAAGTGGTCGTAAGGAATCTCCGGCCGAGGACAGCGCGAAAGAGGTTACATTCGTTGGACGGAACGAGCGGGGACAATAGGCCGGCGACAAAGCGTAGGAGCTCGAAGATAACCAAGGAGAAGAAAGTCGTCGGGCTGAGGAATCTCGGCAACACCTGTTTCATGAACGTCGTGCTACAATCGTTCAACAATATCAGCCATTTTTGCGAATATCTCACGCAGATGCCGTGTCTCGAAGGTATACCGTTCGACGAGCCGCCCACGCACAGAGGTCGAATCGTCACACCCGGTAGAGCAAAAGAATTCATGAGCGACGCCCTGCTCGCGGAAGAGTTGAGAAAGGTTCTGCTTGGCTTGAATCTAGGCGGTTCGAATGGCCAGGCGATATCCCCCGAATGCCTTTTCCTCGTCATCTGGAAAGTCGTGCCAAGATTTCGGGGCTACCAACAACAAGACGCTCATGAATTTCTCACCTACATGTTGGACAGACTACATACGGAACTTTTGCAATTGTTGCCCAGACTGGGACACGAACCTCTCGGTCTGCGCGGTAAACAAAGCATCGTCACAGCTGTGTTTGGAGGCACTCTTCTTAGCGTG GTCCACTGCATGAACTGTCGTACGGATTCCAAGACGCACGAGCCCTTTCAGGATCTTTCATTGGATATACCGGACAGATTGCAGAGACGGACGAAAGAGCAAGAAGAGGTTTGCAGTCTCACGTACAGTTTAACGAGATTCTTCAAAGTTGAAGAGCTGGCCGATAGCGAACTATACTTTTGTGACAATTGCATGGGGAAACAGAGATCCACTAAGAGGTTCTGGATACACAGGCTGCCTAAT GTGTTGTGCCTTCACATTAAAAGATTTAGGTGGTGCAATTCCTATCGCTCGAAGGTGGATACACAGGTGGATTTTCCAATGAAGTCACTTGATATGTCTGCATTTACAGTGCGTGGCGTGAATGGAACAAAATTGGGCGCTTCGAATAGTCATCTGTATGATTTAGCTGCTGTTATTGTGCATCATGGTTCTGG CGCTGGAACTGGACATTACACTGCCTTCGCTGTTCACGATGGACAATGGTTTCACTTTAACGATAGCTCTGTACGACCAGCAACCACCGACGCGGTCGCCAAGTGTAAACCTTATATTCTGTTTTACGTGCGGAAAGAGTTTTCCATTCCACCTCCTTTGTGA